The Vicinamibacterales bacterium DNA window GAGGGCGGCGGGCGTACCCGTGCGCGGGCGGGGCCGGCGGAGCGAAGCGGCGGCAAAAGCGGCCATTTCGTCGCCCGAGGTGTCCACCGACCTTGCGGCAAAACCGGCCATTGTGTCGGCGGTGTCCACCGACGCGGCGCCAGCGCGCGCACCGACCGCCAGTGCCTGCGAGATCTATCGCGAGATCATCACCGACGCGTGCGCGCGCGGCCGCAACGCGATGGCGATCTGGCAGGACCTGGTCGATGACCACGGCTTCACGGCCCGGTATGCCAGCGTGCGGCGCTTCGTCCGGAGCCTGCGCGAGACGCCGACCGCCGAGGCGCGCGTCGTCATCACGACCGCGCCGGGCGAGGAAGCGCAAGTCGATTACGGCGAAGGGCCGATGGTGCGCGATCCGGCCAGCGGCAAATACAAACGCACGCGCCTGTTTGTCCTGACGCTCGGGTACTCGCGCAAAGCCGTGCGCCTATTGGTGTGGCGCTCGAGCGTGCAGATCTGGGCCGAGTTGCACGAGCAGGCGTTTCGTCGGCTCGGCGGTACCGTGAAGGTCATCATCCTCGACAATCTGAGAGAGGGCGTGCTCACGCCCGACACCTACGACCCCGCACTCAGTCCGCTCTATCGCGACGTGCTCGCGCACTACCGCGTGGTCGCGCTGCCGTGTCGCGTGGGCGATCCGGATCGCAAAGGGAAAGTCGAAGCCGGCATCGGGCACACGCAGAAGACGCCGCTGAAGGGCCTGCGCTTCGAGACGCTGGCGGCGGCGCAGGCGTACCTCGATCGCTGGGAGGATCGCTGGGCCGACACGCGCATTCACGGCACGACCAAGCGCCAGGTCGCCGCGATGTTTGCCGAGGAGCGGCCGGCACTGGGGCCGCTCCCACTCGAACCGTTTCGCTATTACTGCTTCGGCACGCGCACAGTCCATCTCGATGGCTGCGTCGAAGTCGAAGCCGCGTACTACGGCGCGCCGCCGGGCTGGCTCGGCCAGCGCGTCCAGGTCCAATGGAATGATCGGCACGTCCGCCTGATTGATCCGACGACCGGCCAGCTCTTGCGCGAGCATCTGCGCACGCGCCGGGGCTGGCATCGGATCGCCGAGGGTGATCGCCCGGCGCAGACGCCCAAGCCGGTGCTCGGGCTGCTGGCGATCGCGCGATCGGCCGGTCCGCACATCGGCCTCGTCTGCGCCCACATCCAGCAGCACGACGGCGCCGCCGGCGTGCGCCGGATGCAAGGCGTCCTGCGCTTGGCCAAGCAGCATGGCCCCGCCGTCGTCGAGGACGCGG harbors:
- the istA gene encoding IS21 family transposase, with the protein product MSNVLDQQKQHDIVALGRVGWSLRRIEAATGVRRETVGEYLRAAGVPVRGRGRRSEAAAKAAISSPEVSTDLAAKPAIVSAVSTDAAPARAPTASACEIYREIITDACARGRNAMAIWQDLVDDHGFTARYASVRRFVRSLRETPTAEARVVITTAPGEEAQVDYGEGPMVRDPASGKYKRTRLFVLTLGYSRKAVRLLVWRSSVQIWAELHEQAFRRLGGTVKVIILDNLREGVLTPDTYDPALSPLYRDVLAHYRVVALPCRVGDPDRKGKVEAGIGHTQKTPLKGLRFETLAAAQAYLDRWEDRWADTRIHGTTKRQVAAMFAEERPALGPLPLEPFRYYCFGTRTVHLDGCVEVEAAYYGAPPGWLGQRVQVQWNDRHVRLIDPTTGQLLREHLRTRRGWHRIAEGDRPAQTPKPVLGLLAIARSAGPHIGLVCAHIQQHDGAAGVRRMQGVLRLAKQHGPAVVEDAAKAAVELGVFTYHFLRRYLERRPPVPLTLRQVDPLIRQLSLYRDLIDRKTGDRS